Sequence from the [Clostridium] scindens genome:
TTTCAAACCCGGTAATCTGGTTTGCAGATGACAGGGCGTTCCACTTATAATCCAGCAGATCTCCCGCCAGCAAATGATAGGGTCCGCTCTTTAGATCCACCACCTCGCCAAAATGATTCTTATAATACACATTCATCATACTGTCACTGGCACTCCTTTCTTTAATGCTCTGTTTACCTGACGTCCATTCAGGAATACAGGCCTGTCTGTTCTTTCATTGTTGATCTTTCTCTGCCGGCGTTCGAACTCATCAAAGTCGAATCCCTGCATTGCGCTGCCGCCGGACAGGATGGAATTCTGATAAGAGATTCCGCCTCCAAAGGTGGACATAGCCACGCTTGCCTGGCCTTCCAGCGTCTTTAACGCCTGCCCCAGTCCTTTCTTCATTTCTCCCAAAGGAACATTGGATTCAAATCCGATTCCCATGCCTAATGCCATCATCTTGCCTATTTTGTCACGGAAAACTCGGGATGGGGAATTGATTTTAAATAAGTCTCTTATTGCGTTAAATGCTTTGTGTCCCACATCCACTACCATATCGAGCAGCATGGAGGCAGCCTTTCCAATACCATTCTTGATACCTTCGATAATATCGTGTCCTACCGCCCCCCAATCAACGCTGCTAAAGGAAGATTTTATTGAATCAATAATCTGCGGTATCGCATCAATAATTTTCGGTATCGCCTCCACCAATCCAATAGCCAACTGACCAATCAACACTATGCCTGTCTGGATAATCTGAGGAATCATCGTCAATATTCCAGTCAGCAGACTCTGAATTATGCCCGGAGCCATTGCAATCAATATTGGTATTGCGTTAATCAGTCCTTGCGCCAATCCCATAAGTAAAGTTAGGCCCGAACTGATCAACTGCGGGATATTGTCAAGCAGTCCTTGGATCAATGTTAGTATTAATGTAATCGCTGTCGGTACCAGCATAGGGAGTTGTGCCGCAATTCCTTCAATCAGCCCGGATAGTATACTGAATCCTCCTGCTAAAAGGGCCGGTAGATTGGCCGTTATCGCCAACATCAGGCTATTAAGAAGTAGTGCTCCTTGTTCCATCAATGCGGGCAATGCTTCTACAATTCCATTGCACAGATTTGTAATAATCTCAGGACCTTTTGTCATCATCATCTCCAGCAATCCATCAATCTCATCACCATATGCCTGGTGCAACAGGCCTAAACCAGCGACAACCAGTCCGATACCTGCGCCTATCCCCATTAATTTGAGGAACCCCATCCCAAAACTAGCTGCTTTATCCAAAACAACTGAAAAAGACGAACTAACCTCCGTTCCCCATTTTCCTAAATAGGAGCCTATTTCCCCTAACTTGCCTGTAAGTCCTTGGAATTTGGATAAAACTTTCCCACCAAAGGCTCCAACTTTCTCCCCTATTGATGATACGGTTGAGCCTATTTTATTCGCAGTCTCTATCACTTTAGGGGCAAAGTCTTGTATCGGCTTTATCAGTACTTTTGTAAAATCTGAAAAACTAGATCCTAAAAGTCCTATCTTATCTCCAATTCCCGAAAATATCTCTGGGATTTTCATCATTCCCTTACCTATTTTGTCTACTGCTCCTATCGCATTGCCAATGCCACCAGTCACAATCCCTACTGCACCTTTTACACTTTCATAACCTGCAATTACGCCTAATATATTCGGCATTACGCCTGCCATGTCTGAACTGAGCGTATCAAATGATACTCCGGTTTTTGACAATGACTCTGCCAATTGGGCAAATATGGTATTTGCGTTTGTTACAATCTTTCCCATATTATCTACTATGCCGGTAATGTCATCTAACGCTTTGTTTGTCTTTTCTTCTGCCATGTTATCATCCTTTCTTGATTAACACGGCTCACTGGCTCACATATGTCTTCTTCTAATTTTTTATTCTGATTTCTACCTCTCTCCCGCACTTCTTGCATCGGATATACACTCCGCTGCACTGTGCGGTGTTGTCATATATCAATAGTTTCTGCCCGCATTCTTGATTGGGGCAGCGGTACCATTTCCGCACAACCGGAATCTTCAGCACCTTTTCAATCTGCTTTGTCATGAGAATAATTCTCCTATCTCATAATCGGATACGCTGCCCTTCTTTCTGTGGAGCGCGACCCGTTTCTTGATCTCTTTTACCCGCTTTCTTTCTTCCTTGTCTTTAATCGAATTCAGATCTGCTTTGCGGTACATCATTCTTTGCTTAATCTCCGCCTGCTCCGGCAGGCCTTCGAATAGAATCAGGAATTTCCACCAGTGCATGTACCTCACCCGTTCAAGGTCAATGCCATAGTACTCCAGGAAAGCAGCGAAGATGCAGCCGGCATCTTCGGTGTATGAAAACACCGGCTCGCTTTCGCTTTTTGAGGAATCAGTCTTCTTTGGCTCAGGGTAAAGCACATTGCCTGCCAGGAACTCTCCCAGTTTATATATTGCTTCTTCCGTATCTTCCGGGCAGTCGATATACCACTGCAATAAGAGTTCTGCCTTCTTTCTGCCGGGAACTCCCTCGTCATCCAGAAGTTCTACCAGTTTGATCCATTCCCGGAAATCTGTCACAATGCGGTACCGCTTGCCTCTGACTTCCACATAGTCAGGAAACTTTTCATATAAAGGGTTCATAGGAATCACCTGTTATGATGCTGCCCTTTCTGGCCGCCTTGCCTCTGCTGCGTATTACGGTTCGCAGTTACATAATATTTGCTATAGCTTTGATCCATCCGTCCGCCTTCCTGTTCTCCAAACCGGGAAAATGATTCTGCTGACTGGATCGCCAGTTCCAGGCTGACTCTTCCTTCATACATCTTTTCACTGGTTCCCGGGCCAAATATATGGTCAAAGAACTGGGCAAAACAGTCTACCTGCGCGCGGATAATGTCGCTTTTCTTTCCCACCTTTGGGGTTTCTTTGCTCTGGATGACCAACTGCTCCTGGGCTTCCTCCAGGGCGTCCATGAAGTCCGCATCTGTAAAGTCAATCTCTTGTTCAAATGTTCCGAATTTCCACAAACTCATCTAACTGATTCCTCTCTTTCTCTTAGGCTTCTGCCGGGATCTCGCCCTCTACGAATGTGCATGTCTGCCATTTATCTGTCGTTGTGCAGTATCCTTTTACGATTTCAGATACAGCCTTAAAGTTTCCGCTGTAGATCAGGGCATCCGTGCCGTCTCCTGTCGTATCAGGAACTACGCTGTATGTACGCTTTCTGGCCGGATATTTGCCTCCTGCCTTCTCCTCGAATACATCCACGCTTACGATCTCTACCTGCGCGTCTACGCCCAGAAGCTCGTCGTCTGTAATATTGGCGATCTTTTCATGTACTGCATTGTTGGTATAGCGGTCAAATGCATACTCGATTCCGGTAGCATAGCCGACTACGTCAGTCCTCTCCGTTGCCTCATCGATATACTGGCGCGCGTATTCTTTTGCCTCCTTGCCCTCGATCAATGAGGTGAATCCGGTAATCCTGTCATAAGTTCCTTCTGCTCCTACCTTCATAAAGGCCAGTCTCTTGTGTCTTCCTACTAATTTCTGATTGTTTGTCATAATTCTCTCTCCTTCTACTTTTAAAAAATTTTTGCTGTCTTTTTTGCTGTCGCCATTTTTACATTCGCCTATCTGTTGTCAAGATAGACCATCCTGCATTCCATCAGATACTTCACGTATCCGGCTTCCCTGGAATCCAGGTATCCACTTTTTACCGTGTCGATTCTGACCGGCGTGACTCCTTCCATTTCCGGAAGGCTTCCATCCTGGCTCTGCTTCTCGAGCCATTCCTCCAGATACTGGCAGTTCCCGATGCCGTCAACCGTACGGCTTGCGTCTTCTGTATCCAGCGCTTTCATAGTTACGGTAAACCAGTACTGTTTCAGTACCTTCCCATCTGCATACTTCTTATAAACTGGCTCTCCTTTTGCCGTATTAACGGAATAGCCTTCTCCATCGGGAAGATAATCCTTATGGATAACGCTTCCGCTAAACACCGGACAGGTCGTCAGATATTCCCGTATGCTTTCCAAAATCGTCTTTTCCTGCGCCAACTCACCACCTCCGTATCATGCTTTTTACTTTTGGCAATATTGCTAATTGACTCTCCAGTTACATAATGCTATATTGTTTTTATCGAACATTAGTTCTGATCAGGTGATGGGTCATATCTTGTAAACAGCCATCGGAAGTTGTACTTTTCAAACAGGGTCTTGTGGATCTTATATGCATCCTCATAATAGAATCCCTTTTTGGTAGAGCCGTTCACGATGCTGCTGACCGTCTGATATTGACAGTCCAGAAGTTTTCCCATCTGCAGAAATGTAACTTTTTCTGTTTTCATTGCCTCAAGCAGATTTTGATAAACCAGCATTTTTTACTCCTTTCCAAGATTATTCAAATTCGTAGTTCCGAATTTGTTAACCTGATTATATTCTTTATTTCGTATTATGTCAATACGATAAATTCTGATTTCCGTATTTATTCGGTTTTCCGAATTTTATCATTTACAAAATATGTTCAAGAGTATATAATGAATCTATATACCTTGGAAAGAGTATAAAATGAGGTGGAATTATGGATAAAGCAAGAATCCTAGAACAGTTGATCAAGGAACAGGGCTATAATCTAAAATCTTTCGCCGCCAAGTGCGGCATGCCCTATACAACCTTATATGGGATTATTAAGAACGGAGTAGGACGCGCCAGCGTCAACAATGTCAACCTAATATGCCGGAATCTGGGAATCGAGATGAAAGACTTGGAGGCAATGGCAAAGGGTACCCCTGTCAAAGAATACGAGCCTACTTATGAAGATGTGGAACATCTGATCGCAAGGAATGGAAAGGAATTTTCCACAGAACAGAAGATGCGCCTGATCAAGCTGCTGTCCGAAATTGATTCATAAAGGACTGGTTTTATTGGCTGATACAAAGATTATCGCCGCAACTTTAGAAGTGTTTCAGGAGTGCGAAGTGCGCTCTTTTCCGGTGGACTGCTGCAGTCTGCTTCGGCACTATGGATATAAGGTATACACCTATAAGGAATTAAAAATGAAGAATAACGAATTGTATGAGATGTGCATGGGCTATTCCGACGATGCATTTCAAGATGGATGCACCGGCATCATTGCCTACAATCAGGACAAGCCTGCCGGAAGAAGCCGTTTTTCCTTGATGCATGAACTGGGCCACCATGTCTTTGCACATGTAGGCAATTCTGCCCGGAATGAGCGGGAAGCCAATGCCTTTGCCAGCAATCTTCTGGCTCCACGCATGGCAATTCACCACGCCCATTGCCATTCTGCTTCCGATGTGGCACATATTTTTGAACTTTCCTACGAGGCCGCTTCCAATGCATTTGCCGACTATCAGAAATGGCACGCAAGGGTTGCCCGCTATTCCATGACCACGCTGGACCAGCAGATGTACCAGCACTTTTACCATTCATCCGCAGGACGGTTCGTCTGGAATATCCGTAGATGCCCTTCTTGCGGCAAGGCACTGTACAATCGGCAGGAATGCGGCTGCCAGCTAACTGCTTATCCGGAGTACATCCCTGCCTATAGGGCAGAAGATTCTTGGGACAGGGACAACGACCGGCAATTCAAGAAAGCGGTAAGCCGATGGCTGTATGAAGAATAGAAAACGGCTTTTCCACACTTCAACTTGTGGAAAAGCCGTTTGAATATTATGATCTGTCCATTGTTCTAACTTTATAGCCCATATTCCCGGTACATCAAAGCACGGAACGCCTCATCCTCGCTCACCCTTCTTATATCCTCCACCCGGTTGTCGTTAAGCAGCCTATAAATTAATGAGGTCAAACGCTTCTCTCTTTTCTTAGCCTCTTCCTCCAATTCGTCTGCAAACAGTTCCTTTAACGCATCGCACATATCTCTCGCCTCCTTCATCGCCTTCTGGTTTGCTCGTACCACCAGGTCCATTACCGCCTGATATAATTTTGAATCCTTATGCTCTTTATAATCCCTAATCAGCCGGTCTGTCTCCTTATCTGCCTTTATATCCGTCCTGAGGCTATTAAGCCATCGATTCTCATCGCTGGATAGTTCGTGGTTTAATATGATCTGAATCGGCAGAAACTCATTTTCCAGCCAATAGATTCCGTTCTCAATCTTTCTTACGGCAATCTTCCGCTCCTTCTTTAAGATTCTTAGCATCTCTCTTGGATAGTGGTTGCACACAAAGGTAATGGTAATCTCCTCCAACCGGATCTACCCCACCTTCTCCGTGTCTGACTGGTAAAAGCAGGCGTATCCGTAAACTTTATAAAAGTCGTTGATGCTCAGATAATCCCCCGGACTTTTATATTCGATCAGGTTATGCTTCCGAAAAATTCTCCCAATATTCTTGCGTACCGGGGAATCGGTCATTTTCTTTACAATCAATGTGTCTATACGCATCGGCTTCTTGCTCAATTCGTACTCCGGGTAGAACTCCAGATTCCCGAATTCTTCCTGTAATTCAATCTGCAATGCTGCGCAGAATCCCGGATGCCATTGTAAAACCTTATCTGTCATCTGGTACCTCCATTATATTTAATTTTTTCTTCTCTTGCAAGGTCAATGGACAGATTCATTCATAGGCATCACCACATTTCTGTCTGAATTACAAATCGGATAATCCTGACGAACGTCAGATTGGATTATATAGATAACTTAGAAACTAGATTTGTGAGATTACTGTAACATATTTCTCTGATATAGGCAATCCGTTTTACTGGTATGCCTGACAAGCCTAGTGAATATGTCCAGCAGAACATTTCAACATATCAGCAAAGTTTACAACATTTTGGAGCATCAAAAAGGAGCAGGTTTTAAGCACCTGCTCCTTGCAAATATTCGAAATCTAAAACTGCGCATAGATGAATCCGCCCGTGGTGGTCATCACATACCCGAACATGGGAATCCCGAACACTAGCATTCCATACACGGCCCACCGAATCACCAAAGGCTTCCTTCCCAGACTTTCCCGGATCTGAATTCCCCTCTCCTTTAAAAAACTGATCAGGAATACCACCAGGCAGCCCATCGCCAGGATCATATAATCCAGTTTGTCCAGTCCCAGCATCATCAGAGAGCCATCCGTAAGCGTGGCAAGGCTGAACCCTGTCACCGTGCTTTTCATCATGGCAAATGCGGCCGACAGGCTGACAGCCATGTCAAAGTACCAGCTGATATTCACCAGTAGGAAGGTTCGAAGGATCTGCACGACATGCCAGGCTCCGGACTTGGGATTGATATGGAACTTCTCAAATCCTTTTCGGTAAAGCGGGGCCAGCAGGCTGCTGACCGCGATGATCAGGCCGTTATACAGACCATAGGCAATGTATTTCCATGCGGCGCCGTGCCAGATGCCAACGACCAGGAAGACGATGATATTAGCGACACAGATGGGAACCACCCGCCCGGTCTTCTTGCCAAAGGCCTTTTTGGACCATTTGCCGAACTTGCCCATCCATTTAGACAGAGATACTGGATAAAAGATATAGTCCTTCATCCAGGTCCCCAGCGTAATGTGCCAGCGATGCCAGAAGTCTGTGATGGACGTTGCAAAGTAAGGCCGCTTAAAGTTCTGATCCAGTTCTACGCCAAAGAGCGCGGCAACACCCATGACTACATCCATGCCGCCGGAAAAGTCCATATACAGCTGGATGGAATACATCAGGACCGCAACGATATTCGTCACGCCGGAATACTGGGTATAGTTCTGGAACACCTGATTTACCACCACCGCTGCCCGGTCTGCCAGCACCAGTTTCTTAAAGAATCCCCATAGCATCAGCTGAAGCGCGTACTGGGCCTTCAGCAGATCAAAGGAATGCTGTTCATACAACTGCCTGGCCAGCCTGTCGAATCTGCCGATCGGCCCCTGCAGCAGCTGGGGGAAGAAAGATACGAACAAGGCAAATCGGAACGGATTCTTCTCAGCCTCATATTTTCCCCAGTATACGTCGATGATATATCCCATGGACTGGAATGTATAGAACGAGATTCCAAGCGGCAGGATCAGTTTCTGGAACGAGATTCCTGCATGGAATATAGCGTTTACATTCTCGATCGCAAAGTTGGTATATTTTAAGACCGCCAGCATGCCGAAGTTA
This genomic interval carries:
- a CDS encoding phage tail protein, encoding MAEEKTNKALDDITGIVDNMGKIVTNANTIFAQLAESLSKTGVSFDTLSSDMAGVMPNILGVIAGYESVKGAVGIVTGGIGNAIGAVDKIGKGMMKIPEIFSGIGDKIGLLGSSFSDFTKVLIKPIQDFAPKVIETANKIGSTVSSIGEKVGAFGGKVLSKFQGLTGKLGEIGSYLGKWGTEVSSSFSVVLDKAASFGMGFLKLMGIGAGIGLVVAGLGLLHQAYGDEIDGLLEMMMTKGPEIITNLCNGIVEALPALMEQGALLLNSLMLAITANLPALLAGGFSILSGLIEGIAAQLPMLVPTAITLILTLIQGLLDNIPQLISSGLTLLMGLAQGLINAIPILIAMAPGIIQSLLTGILTMIPQIIQTGIVLIGQLAIGLVEAIPKIIDAIPQIIDSIKSSFSSVDWGAVGHDIIEGIKNGIGKAASMLLDMVVDVGHKAFNAIRDLFKINSPSRVFRDKIGKMMALGMGIGFESNVPLGEMKKGLGQALKTLEGQASVAMSTFGGGISYQNSILSGGSAMQGFDFDEFERRQRKINNERTDRPVFLNGRQVNRALKKGVPVTV
- a CDS encoding DUF6673 family protein gives rise to the protein MSLWKFGTFEQEIDFTDADFMDALEEAQEQLVIQSKETPKVGKKSDIIRAQVDCFAQFFDHIFGPGTSEKMYEGRVSLELAIQSAESFSRFGEQEGGRMDQSYSKYYVTANRNTQQRQGGQKGQHHNR
- a CDS encoding bacteriophage Gp15 family protein, giving the protein MNPLYEKFPDYVEVRGKRYRIVTDFREWIKLVELLDDEGVPGRKKAELLLQWYIDCPEDTEEAIYKLGEFLAGNVLYPEPKKTDSSKSESEPVFSYTEDAGCIFAAFLEYYGIDLERVRYMHWWKFLILFEGLPEQAEIKQRMMYRKADLNSIKDKEERKRVKEIKKRVALHRKKGSVSDYEIGELFS
- a CDS encoding helix-turn-helix domain-containing protein, with amino-acid sequence MDKARILEQLIKEQGYNLKSFAAKCGMPYTTLYGIIKNGVGRASVNNVNLICRNLGIEMKDLEAMAKGTPVKEYEPTYEDVEHLIARNGKEFSTEQKMRLIKLLSEIDS
- a CDS encoding MBOAT family O-acyltransferase produces the protein MSLISMEFLIFVGIAVIGYYLIPKRFQWIWLLIFSYIYYASSGIKILFFLLYTTITTYGTGRLLDRVNHKELPRNEAKSRKRRILIGCLLLNFGMLAVLKYTNFAIENVNAIFHAGISFQKLILPLGISFYTFQSMGYIIDVYWGKYEAEKNPFRFALFVSFFPQLLQGPIGRFDRLARQLYEQHSFDLLKAQYALQLMLWGFFKKLVLADRAAVVVNQVFQNYTQYSGVTNIVAVLMYSIQLYMDFSGGMDVVMGVAALFGVELDQNFKRPYFATSITDFWHRWHITLGTWMKDYIFYPVSLSKWMGKFGKWSKKAFGKKTGRVVPICVANIIVFLVVGIWHGAAWKYIAYGLYNGLIIAVSSLLAPLYRKGFEKFHINPKSGAWHVVQILRTFLLVNISWYFDMAVSLSAAFAMMKSTVTGFSLATLTDGSLMMLGLDKLDYMILAMGCLVVFLISFLKERGIQIRESLGRKPLVIRWAVYGMLVFGIPMFGYVMTTTGGFIYAQF
- a CDS encoding ImmA/IrrE family metallo-endopeptidase encodes the protein MADTKIIAATLEVFQECEVRSFPVDCCSLLRHYGYKVYTYKELKMKNNELYEMCMGYSDDAFQDGCTGIIAYNQDKPAGRSRFSLMHELGHHVFAHVGNSARNEREANAFASNLLAPRMAIHHAHCHSASDVAHIFELSYEAASNAFADYQKWHARVARYSMTTLDQQMYQHFYHSSAGRFVWNIRRCPSCGKALYNRQECGCQLTAYPEYIPAYRAEDSWDRDNDRQFKKAVSRWLYEE